The genomic segment tttcataaagtCAGGAAGTAAAAGAATAGGGGCagtgataagcttctcttttaaggttgaaaacgccttctcttgtgcttcctcccatctgaatcctacatccttcttgacaacttctgtaagtggcgctgcaatagtactgaagtcttggACAAATCGCCTGTAGAACCCGGCTAAAccatgaaagctcctgacttctgccacgtttttgggtgttggccactccttaatagccttgaccttctcatcgtccactctaactccttctgcactgacaacaaagcctagaaaaacaacctcagtagtacagaatgaacatttagaaaaattagcaaagagggattgagaacgaagaacatttagaacttggcggatgtgttctaagtgttcttctagacctttgcTGTAGATGAGTATGTCGTCGAAGTACACAACCACGAAGATGCCTATGAAAggtctgagagcatgattcattaaacgcatgaaggtgctaggagcattggtgagaccaaacggcatgactagccattcgtagagcccttgcttggtcttgaaagctgttttccattcatctccttccttcattctgatctgatgatacccactcttcaaatctatctttgagaagactgttgacCCACATAACTCGTCCAGCATGTCATCTAATCTCGGAATCGGGTGTCTGTACTTCActgtgatattgttaatagctctgcagtcaacacacatcctccatgaaccatctttcttgGGTACAAGCAAAACTGGTACTGCACATAGACTGAGACTCTCTCTGATGTGTCCCTTGCTCATCAGCTCTTCTACTTGCTTCTGAAGCTCTTTAGTTTCTACTGGATTGGTtctgtaagctggtctgttcggtagagctgaacctggtaccaaatcAATTTGATGCTCTATCCCACGTATTGGAGGCAAGCTTGGAGGTATCTCATCTGGAAACACATCcttgtactcctctataatctctatcatctcgcgtGGAAGTTCTTCTGCTGGCTTGGTACTGGTGAGTGTCTCTTTATAAacaaacatgaatgtggtcatctctggatcaaatagcttgttgaactcgctgtgattgatgtacatGCTGTGAtacactttctctgtatccttgcggttcatgtgaagctggtccttgtagatttcgctgggtgtaagtggtagaagagtAACCTTACGTCCCTTGAACTCAAACGATTGcttgttggtgtagccatcatggaacactcttctgtcgaactgccatggtcttcccaacaGAATATGACTTGATTTCATTGGAATCACATCACATAGCAGCtcatcctcatacttcccaattgttagtttcaccatcacttgctgcgaaactgtcaaagctcccttgttgttcaaccactGCAGCTGgtaaggtcttggatgtgaagtggtCTTGAGGTTAAGCTTCTataccatctcttcactagctgcattagtacagctaccaccatcaacgatcaaggtgcagaccttgtcttgaaaCATACACCTGGTGTGAAATAGGTTCTCTCGCTGCCCTCTGTCATCTGGATGAAtctgaacacttaaagctctgcgtgctacCAACATCTCTACCATGactgctggttcaccttcttcaccgaattcagactctggttcactctctgaactgtctactggcacaatctctcctccttcttgaagaagaaacatcttctcgttaggacagtctctggaataatgccccattccttggcatttgaaacaccatatatgacttgtagaggtgatactcttgggcttgaaatcgatcttaacttcctctttgactgtggctgtcgcgggtttgctgtccttggtgaaggcAGGTTTACTGAACTCTCTTGGCTTGGACATGTTAGGTGTAAATGTTgacctcactccctttctcttgatctgcaATTCAATcagctctgccttatgtaccatttcttgcacatcttcataATTCTGCAGCTctaccttgtcttgaatctctctgtttaaCCCTCCAAGAAATctagacataaccatgtcttcactttctcttagatcagccctgatcataagcgTTTCCAGCTCTTGATAGTAGTCTCTAACAGACTTGGTACCTTGAATGAGACGCCTAAGCTTGTTAAGAGTCTCTCTCTGGtagtgtgtaggcacaaacttctttctcatatGCATGAAtaactgttcccatgtagtgatagcaggtTCTCTCTANTTaggacagtctctggaataatgccccattccttggcatttgaaacaccatatatgacttgtagaggtgatactcttgggcttgaaatcgatcttaacttcctctttgactgtggctgtcgcgggtttgctgtccttggtgaaggcAGGTTTACTGAACTCTCTTGGCTTGGACATGTTAGGTGTAAATGTTgacctcactccctttctcttgatctgcaATTCAATcagctctgccttatgtaccatttcttgcacatcttcataATTCTGCAGCTctaccttgtcttgaatctctctgtttaaCCCTCCAAGAAATctagacataaccatgtcttcactttctcttagatcagccctgatcataagcgTTTCCAGCTCTTGATAGTAGTCTCTAACAGACTTGGTACCTTGAATGAGACGCCTAAGCTTGTTAAGAGTCTCTCTCTGGtagtgtgtaggcacaaacttctttctcatatGCATGAAtaactgttcccatgtagtgatagcaggtTCTCTCTATCGATGTCTAGTAAGtcccaactgctcccaccacaacaaagcatagccgttgaattcggatatggctatcttcaccttgttcaactcataaGTACCTTGAACCTGAAAGTTAgattccatcttcctttcccagtctagataagtctctggatcattggtaccatggaatgaaggatactgaatcttgagatgattcagctgctgcctcaaaggatcatacTCCCTGCtgtgatctctgtttctgtttctcctcattATCTCTTGGCTATGATATGAAGCTTCATCCTCTTCTGAATACTCTCTATCTGTATCAAACTAtattcgatgcccagctacttgttcagctcgtcATGGACGTGTAGGTTCTCTACCAGTTCTGCGATGATCTCTTTATGTGCTTAgagtgtttcttctctgattgaaacaagtctctctccCCCCAGTAGGTGACTTAGCTGTTCTAATCCGTGTATGTTTGGAAGAAGCTCCCACGTGTGCCTTTCCTTTAACTAAGCGGAGAGCCTCATTAGGACTAGGCGGTTCTGAAGAACTCTGTTCTGAAGCGCTAGTTGCTTGAGCTATATCTTTGATCtgtttctcaaacttgttactgagctgctccatctgttgctggaactgagtagacattgtcttgtttgcttttgttatttgcttagccatggcttggttcaaagcttccatagctggtggagaaagctccattgtacctgcaaattaaagaagaaaactcgaaGTAAAATGTTCCTTGAATGAGAGAAACGAAAATAAACTCTGAGACTCGTAAACAATAGACTCACGGATATAGACCTAATATTGAGCAACACTACAAGAGAATCAATCAATACCAACCCTATAATGAACAAACTTCGAAATGACTAAACCCTAGTTGCAGTCTAGTTtcgaaacaacacaaaactaaatcctaaactcacAGAATTTGATCTAGACACAAACGACTCAACAcaaattcaaaccctaaaactaaacaaacgaaattaagtaaacaacacaagagattagggttttagaaTCGCTTAGCCTTTGGCACAtagttggctctgataccaaataataTGATCTCCCTAGGATAGAACTCCGATGAAAGGCTATAGACTAGTGACTGGTGATGAGATTCGATGGTGATGGTACGGAAGTGACAAATACGATGGAGGTGGCGATGATCGAGTGACAGAACAATGATTCGATGGAGATAGATGTTTAGGGGGTTGTATGGATTGAgataaagtgaagagtttctgaatcacaaagtgtatggaaacccagaaatcaagaacgcattcaagaattcGAATTGAGAGAAAAAATTTTAACAATACTTGTTCAACATACTTCTTCGTTAAAGAACAAGGAGGCGTGCtattgggttttataatcaaccctagtctcgacactccaaacaataggtagttcaaaataaaacaacaagacgttttaaggaaaaagaaaacagcaaaacgtccTAGGTGACCtatagtagtacagaagtcacttgtactagtacagaagtacattattccccattggtaatgacttctagataactcgacgtagtgatccatttgcctcattaaaaaccatgctgagaaaatccattgggacaaaactcagctatgggaaaaagagtacaaacttcacacctaagttacctagtTATCATTAtcgggtgaagtcttcaaggtggatatgttgaagacttggatcctcggtaggtTGCATCacccgtcaactatgagtgagtgagcttccttggccatctccttagctcttgaacaagtgatccttcccaccatctccggtttctctgcagcctctggctccgtgcttgccacgatcatatcatcctccccctcttcaaaaggatttgtcctcaaatcggaaTCTGCATAGTAAGggagcaagtcagaaacattgaatgttgatgatatggtatacttaccttgaagatcaatctggtatgcattgtcattgatcctcttgatgacttcaaatggaccatcagctcgtggtagaagcttgctcttcctctcttctgggaacctaTCCTTGCGTAAGTGAATCCACACTAAGTCTCCTTCCTCGAAAACAAGCTCCTTCCTGCCCTTGTTCGCATGCTTCTCGTATTGCTTGGTcattttctctatgttctccttagctttagcatgtatcctcctcacctgttcagccttttctttgccatcaaagctacacttcacacttaaaggtaaaggaatcaagtctagaggtgattgtgaattaaaaccataaacaatttcaaaaggagaaaacataGTAGCAGAATGCTTAGCATGATTATATGCGAACTCAACATGTGGTAGACATTCTTCCCATTATTTAAGATTGCTTCTCACTAAGGTCTTGAGGAGTGTAGATAGCATCCTGTTCACCACTTTAGTTTGCCCATCTGTTTGCGGgtgacatgtggttgagaatgatagcTTGGTTCCTAGCTTAGCCTATAATGTCctccagaagtgtcctagaaacttTGTATATCGGTCTGAGACGATTACTTGAGGTATTCCATGTAGacgtactacttccctgaaaaacaagttagctacaataacagcatcgCCCGTCTTGTGACTTGCAATGAAGTGAACCATcttgctaaacctgtcaaccacaacaaaaatcgaatctctaccatttctggttcgaggtaagccaagaacaaaatccatagaaatatgagtccaaggttgagaagggatagggagaggagtgtacaagccgtgGGGCTGTACCTTACCCTtcgccattttgcagatatggcacctagaacaaaccttctcaacgtctttcttcatttgaggccaatagaagtgttcttgcagtccaagtagagtctttgacactccgaaatgtccagctagtccacctccgtgagcttctctgatcagcagctctctcatggatcctcttggtatgcacaGTCGATCCTTAAAGAACAAatatccatcctgcctataatagttttcaaaagcaaacttatggcatttgccatagctctcagcaaaatcgatgtcagtctcataaagCTCTACTATCTCAGNGgtgacatgtggttgagaatgatagcTTGGTTCCTAGCTTAGCCTATAATGTCctccagaagtgtcctagaaacttTGTATATCGGTCTGAGACGATTACTTGAGGTATTCCATGTAGacgtactacttccctgaaaaacaagttagctacaataacagcatcgCCCGTCTTGTGACttgcaatgaagtgagccatcttgctaaacctgtcaaccacaacaaaaatcgaatctctaccatttctggttcgaggtaagccaagaacaaaatccatagaaatatgagtccaaggttgagaagggataggtagaggagtgtacaagccgtgGGGCTGTACCTTACCCTtcgccattttgcagatatggcacctagaacaaaccttctcaacgtctttcttcatttgaggccaatagaagtgttcttgcagtccaagtagagtctttgacactccgaaatgtccagctagtccacctccgtgagcttctctgatcagcagctctctcatggatcctcttggtatgcacaatCGATCCTTAAAGAACagatatccatcctgcctataatagttttcaaaagcaaacttatggcatttgccatagctctcagcaaaatcgatgtcagtctcataaagCTCTACTATCTCAGCAAAACCTACTAGCTTAGAGGACAAAGTAGAAATgagagtgtacctcctggataatgcatctgccactacattatccttacatttcttgtacttaaccgtgtagggaaaagtctcaatgaactccatccatctggcatgcctcttgttgagcttctgttgtcctttgagatgcttcagggactcatgatcagtgtgaataacgaactccttgggccacaggtaatgctgccaTGTTTGAAGAGCCCGGACTAAggcgtacagctccttgtcatatgtaggatagttCAACGTCGATCCTACcagcttctcactgaagtaagctactggctTCCGATCCTGCATCAAAATAGCACATATACCCACTCCGGAGGCATCACACTCTTGGTTACTAAAATCTTTCATTATTGGTTACTAAAATCTCATTCTGGTTACTAAACTCTCATTCTGGTTACAAACACTTTCGGTTACTAAGTTACAAGTTCTGGTTACTCTATTCTCGGCAACAAGCAAAATCACTGCCGAAACGTTTCAAAGATCGACTCTTACGAAAGCCTTCCACTGCGATTCAGCTTCCGTGTTCTTCACAACAGTGTATATTGGAGTAGAGTGTATCTTGCAGCTCACTCTCTCCAAATTACAACAAATATGATATATggtataaaatataactaattaataaaattaaatatatttaataagtaatttaatatatatgtctaaaaatattaataaatttttataattaaagataaaatgcaaaacaaaataacaaaataagtattcaaataaaataaatttaaaaatattaagttacatcaaaaaataataatattatattgatgAAAAACTCAAATTAGTTTTTCACCGATTGACACACAATATtaagaaagattaaaaaaaaaaaaaaaaaagatttctcaaaatttctcTACACTAAAAAAATTAGTACTATATTGATGGGAGACTCATTGAGTTTCTCACAAATACACATGCTCTAATAGCATCTCCATTGCACAAACATTAGGGAGTGTCTCTGACAAtacaaaaaattcaaattgcaaaaagtattaataattaattgtgaATGGTCTATAAAAAGGGAGATATCCTCCTCTAAAATGTCTCCACCAAAACATTAAAGATCCAATATCTCAATTTGAAGACAATATCTGAAATTTATATAACTGAATCATGCACATTTATATCAATctcaaattatttttgcatacaaaaaagtaaaatcgtctatatattaaaaaattgttttaatttttctcaatcactttattatttttatttatttatttaattctatTATATTATCACATTTATCAAACACATTATTGACTATCCTTATTCTCTTTAAACCAATTGCCAAacacatttaaatattttacaataccTAGCGTTGGCAAATTTTGATGCTTTAAGTCCTCTATTatcaagaaaattaatattttacatattttatattttcattaaatcaaaatataaaccattcaatttatatgaattaaaatttttaatacgCTATATAgatgtataaatatttatttatatatatgtttacctTATATATTAAATCCCCCttagaaaaatgataaaatgttatgtatactatatatatattatcaaaatattattaagacATCAATCCAAAACAATTACACCAATTTGACAAGGAAACCCGATAGTTTGTAAGATACTAAAcaatcattatatatttttgaaacctAGTGAACACTCTTacgaaaattaaataaatctatatattttcacTATTAACAAAACtatcataaaattatataaatttaaatttattctCGCATGGCGTGGGTTATTACCTAATTTCATTTCCAGGATAATAAATCTTTTGAGATATTgtcatttacaaattttgattaGCAACAAAACATACAATAGTCATTGATATAATAGAGAAATTATTCTGAATAAATTCtctttgctgaaaaaaaaaaaacagagaaattattATACTCTGTTTCTAATCGGTAATTATGATGGTTTTGTTACtcttttttggtcattttttccCGTAACTGATGATGACAAAATAGTTGCAATATATATtcatcacaaattcacaatgtTGTTGTGActtttttgttacatttttttttcttgtgacgATCGTTTTGCAACCGTTTACAGTTtgtctcagttttttttttatggaaatttTTCCTATTGAGgccaaatattaaatatttggttcaataaacttaaaattttttgtTGTCGTAAATTTGTGTAAGGACAAATAAATGTAGtatatatcaaacacaaattttccttgtagtttcgtatatagaaaaacaaattgatcaTAGCAATTCATTCCGATGTGTCATAAAAATGGGAATGTACTCCAATAACATTCTTGGaataatataacaaacaacTCTTAACTCTATATCTCGTGATTCGTATTTTCTATACCCTTTCTTTCGATTTTGATCATATGTTTCTGATTCTCTGACCACACACCtcgttaaaaatatattttaagacaattttagaaattattacACAAAATAGAATCAgctgaagaaaagaaaaaaatcgataAATGAAGTATTACAAGAAGATGGATATAAAAAACGACATCTCGTACAAAGTCAGAAGAATTGAAAGAGagccctaaaaaaaaaaaaaaaacaagagcaaTAAGCAAAAGTCcactttgtttggttttagaCAAAAACAGTAACGTACTTTTGGTCAAACTCTGTTGAAGGAATCAATCTCTTCCCTTGTAAATCTCACCCCTCCTGTCACCATCTCACCCTCCGTCACTTTcccaatttaattaaaaatcagaaaccCTACATATACacctaggtttagggtttcgcCTTTttccagagagaaaaaaaaaaaaatactagtttctttctttttttctttttcttcaagttATTATTACTACTAATCTGGTACGCTACAGTGCACCGAAATCCCATAGATGTATAATGCTCTGAGccgttgatgaagatgaagcaacCGCCACATGTCTTTCATCAGCAACAATGGCGTCAACTTCTCCTACTCTCTCCCTAATACTGTACAGGTACGCTCCACTCTCTACCTCCCACACGCGCATTACACCTCCTGCGCACATTAGCGCGTGCAGTCTATTCACACACCCCATCACTCTTCTCTGCGCCGCTCCGCTCACACGAAACTCGCACACCGTTTCTTGCGTGTTCACCCTGCGCACGCTAGCGTTACCTCTGCTGTCCATCCTAACGTAAGCCTCTTCGTTGGTGTCGAAACCTGTCACCGTTAGTCCTCTACGTtgctcttcgtcttctcctaTGATCACTCCTTGGTTTCTCAGATCGATCGCCATGATCTTCCACCTCGTGCATGCTACCGCCGTCTCGTTACCGGAGATCCTTAGGCGGCCAAGCGACGTTGTCAGCTCTGTTAACGTGTGCCATCCCATGACGGCTTCAGGGTCGGTGAGCGTGCCACCTACGAATGTTGTCTCTTCGCTGTTGCAGTCCCATATGTGAAAGGCACGACCTGGCACACCCGCGAAAAGACCCACCCACCAACGTGCGCAGCCAGTGAAATCAACCAACGCACCGTCGTTGACTATATCTCCCGCGTAAGCCGTGCGTGTGTGACCAACGCCGTCTATATCCGCCACGTGGATGTCTCCGTCCATTGTAGCGAACGTCAGTCTTGAGTCGGAGATAACAATGCCCGAGACGGCTCGTGAGAATCTTCCGAAGCGGTCACGAAGAGGCGGCCGTAGAGTCCTGACGTGGAGACGGTTGTTCAAGAGAAAGAGCCGGACGGTTCCGTCGGCGAACCCTGCTGCTAGATATATGTCGGAGAGAGTGAGACAGCGGCAGGAGAGACTGTCTGGCTCGTCCACATCAGAAGGGTCAAATTGGAGTGTGAAGTAGGTGTGAGTACGCGTCCGGAAGTTTCTGGCCGTCCGATGACGGTAAATGAACTCGTCCCGCCACGTGTCGTGCATCAGATGTGTTCTAGCCCAAACTTGGCGAGAAAGGAGTTGCCATAGATGGTCGGAGCGAGAGACAGCTTGCCACGTGGTGCAAACCTGcaatttaaaaaacatatcaagattttaataagtttaacTAGTACATTAATTAAATGTAACAGTACTAACAGAAGCAAGAGATTGgttgaataattaaaataaatagagaGTTAAAATGACATAGAAAGAAGATAAGTAGGCCTGCAACGAAGCATGAAAGACTCTATATAGGGACTAGGAAGATAGAAAGACAACGACAGACTCAGACACAAGCTCTGCGTATATTTGTCTTACTCATCGAAAACACAActcattttatataaaaaaaaactattttatgaCATATGTTCAATTGACGCGACTAATCAATCTCTGCAAAGCTACAACAGATATTACAACAGAAACCCTAGTGTAAAAGGAATAACGAGAGAAGCCCTAGTCccaggtcaaaaaaaaaaaagaaatcaatgtgacaataatacaaaacagaTGATATGGTTTTTGATAATAGGAGGACAGATGAGTAGACTTTAAATGAGTTGAGAGCTGAACATGAGATTACGACTTTGCCAACAAGCGTGCCCTTCTCTCTTTCATTTCCAAGAAAGGATAGCTTTAAGCCTTTGTCTTGTTAAAAGTAGAGCTTCCCATAAATACTCAAATAttacacttatatatatatttgtactaCTAAGtagaatttattttctctttctccaacaATCCATGGACCTACATTCTCTACTTTCATGTGTTATACAcagtacataatttttttgtttctctattaatattcataaaaaaacctaaaaacaaaatatttcgaACTCTATTTTAAAAGCATTGCGAAGTCAAAATGTGTAATGTCTATTAGTCAGAAAATCAGATAAGACAATAATAATCTCAGGGCACGAAATGTATCATTTTATAAAATGACTAATCTATGTTCACTGCAGATGGCGAACTCAACTTTTCTATAAGTTTATCTCAGTTGGACAAGTATAGTTATTAAGTAAAATATGTTGGCATGGCCAATCCAATCTATGATTCTGCAAATtaccaatcaaaatcaaaaatcacatGCGGCTAGTAGGATATATAAGCACGGAAAAAAAGTATTTCAAATATTCCTGAGTTGTGTAAGATGACAAGATTCAGAACACTTCACTTTTGTAtatttatgtcatatatatttcaaatgtaaGAACATAATATATTCTAGGGACACCACGTGCTCTAAGAGACCCTTAACCTTAACATTGGGTTCCATGTGCTTTTCGGCATATGTAGTGCCCATACTGTCGTGTCTTTTGACTGAAAAATTAAGGAAAGGAGAAAAGATAAAAACCCACTTCGATAGAAAAGATGAATCcagccagaaaaaaaaagatgaatccatGATCGATTTCAAAGTGAAAACAACAATGAAAACTCTATGTTTATAGCCTTAATTCTCTGACAAAAGTGTTACGCTGTAACCACACTGCAGTTTTCTTCAAATGCTATACTTTAGggcaaatttgaaaattcaatttattagaaaataatatggaattaattaagatttagaattaacatgaatatatatagagagagagagagagaaaaagagaatgagaagttGTCAGAAGCTCTGCATGCATTACTCACTGGATCATAATATATATTGGCAGAGAAAAACTAATAAAAGCAGGACGCAAAAAATGTACATAAGTACTTATATACTATTCCTCGTTACTATAtatgagataaaaaaaacttcagcattatatatatatgtattattatttatttatttttgatgaacaaaagagaaaatagcAATTTTCATATATGACATAGGATAatgaaaaagaataataatatgtatGGCTGATATAATACATGGATCATGTATATGTCGATGAATAGAGTTTGCATGTATGTTGATAATAACCTAATGTGGTAATATAAGACTAACATTGGCAAGGCAAAAAGACAGGACCTTACTTAGGTTTCcttttcattctctttttaGATGTTCTTTAATGTGCAAcgacattttctaattttatgagCCTGTCGTGAGAGGTCACTTTCTAacagatattttattttcagacaattgaaagataaataccgttataaatatttctctagagaaattatattaaatgtaTTGGGCAATGGCCTAAAGACTACTGTGCCTAATGTCTATCAACATTTTTTGGAGCTAGTCAAGAAAGTGCTTAATTTGATTATAGTTGTAAGAACTTTTGAGTCAAAAAGTGGATTTCTTgatcttaagaaaataaaagaggcTTTCTACATGCCAAGAAAGGAAGatttaaagccaaaaaaattaaatataaacctTGATTTTGTGCCCTAAGGGATTCCAAtccatattataatattaatattagagTTACATATCCCAATTTTCACAAAGATTACACAAGCGAAATGGGGTTGTATGGTCTCCTTGGAGGATCCAAAAATAGACATTAAAAGGTATCAAAAGTGGACGAGAgaacaaaggaaaagaaataaacttaTTGGGTAGAAACGGAAGACAAAAAGTTTctaaatgaataaaaagaaaaacaaagtccCCAAACCATATGATATGTGAAAGAGACATCAAATTAATGTCGTcttgttagacataaaaagtTGGACTTGGACCCATCATAGAAACACAGAAAGGGCGGTTACCTTTCCAaaggtcagtttttttttctttttatatagaaattattttattttgatttgtctCTTCAGAATCCCACCCTTAAAAACTACTTTCACATTCAATTTAAGTAAATTCATCACTTAATGATGATCTAAAATTATAAGAATTGTTTAATATAATACCAAAAAGGATTGGAACGGCGAAATCAAATCTAAGCTTAGAAACAACTAAAGTACAAGAGACTTGAAACAAGTAGTACATTTGACTAGACCAAGATTGTGTCCCTCCACTTAAGTTATAGACCTACGACCACTTTGACTTTGTTTTGTCTGTATAAGATCTATGTCTCACTATATATTTTCAAGCTCAAGCTAGTAAACAAATTCAGATAGTGTAACGTACGTAGAGTGAGATCTActtaaatagaaataaaaatagtttttccTACTTGAAGTATAGACACGAGAAAATTGATGTGTCTCGACCgttatgaaaaaaagaaggatattCAAAGAACGTCAGAACTGACCCGGAAAACGTTGGCAAGAGCCGGAGCTGCGGCGAGGAGGCCAGCGGAGGAGGATGCGTCAACA from the Camelina sativa cultivar DH55 chromosome 12, Cs, whole genome shotgun sequence genome contains:
- the LOC104732555 gene encoding transcriptional regulator STERILE APETALA, producing the protein MSSSSSSSNNGDSGAGGSGGVFEAPSPSRPRRGANDVWPEPFLESLAVQVAVDASSSAGLLAAAPALANVFRVCTTWQAVSRSDHLWQLLSRQVWARTHLMHDTWRDEFIYRHRTARNFRTRTHTYFTLQFDPSDVDEPDSLSCRCLTLSDIYLAAGFADGTVRLFLLNNRLHVRTLRPPLRDRFGRFSRAVSGIVISDSRLTFATMDGDIHVADIDGVGHTRTAYAGDIVNDGALVDFTGCARWWVGLFAGVPGRAFHIWDCNSEETTFVGGTLTDPEAVMGWHTLTELTTSLGRLRISGNETAVACTRWKIMAIDLRNQGVIIGEDEEQRRGLTVTGFDTNEEAYVRMDSRGNASVRRVNTQETVCEFRVSGAAQRRVMGCVNRLHALMCAGGVMRVWEVESGAYLYSIRERVGEVDAIVADERHVAVASSSSTAQSIIHLWDFGAL